In Harmonia axyridis chromosome X, icHarAxyr1.1, whole genome shotgun sequence, a single window of DNA contains:
- the LOC123686020 gene encoding uncharacterized protein LOC123686020, protein MKHYIYLLAFIYLKNGVQSDISQSMELINTLNQKIYELRMKQMKEIITPHFRSKFGHFYENNYHWHFASGVSLFHLEFMLLDNDFHSLLEIDKLNFTTPIDKIIGGHDRISIAKLVEYENQAVMMLTVNRKQVRIIKFVKTDDDQFVYREIQYLEHVMISDADLFRIQNKLYMIVANDKGSNFVPVSLYEWTGDNFYEIHVLYTRGIPQIHVFEEDGRAIILMLHKRKKLITVCDVYTLEDQRLTKIQELQLEGPRHIIPYQIRDEYYVLVLSGWDRHLYLWTGSQLKQISSESTLHSNDYQKLKLSHINNSTILFASKFHKLDIFIMSTQGAIHLASQEYLHRYSAILSLDHVKMNKTDYIFVVGNVGVTGEIEYFDIELIQAPETDQPVPPIDPLAICLKYLRDNLAPEQPDPLVKHGIPALRTRGSSSLMASYLSGSGEDMQNVWFEEKIEDINDRFSSISQIAKEFKVDLDEMQINGDVVVEGELRGTELFAESIQVETVNNQRWSPNQWLSYTKNQTISGGKDAKDLRVKELITLTDIDLLKDLLLNNSDVRIEGIFTIDNLVTKSLLVGQINNIKMEDIFMKGRDTKVNSSVGIDPNAMEGGMGQNSSEIEGFAPHVFIDDLQVEFIDGVNWKAFVDSVFLHGVTKEIEGNIKMKAFHAKKLYVSTLNGIDVNNFMTKTTPQTVNTSLDIKEINMHSNLIVNILNGLAPSEEIATIHSPTLKGPVSFETVHIIGNLIANYTKPTDKEQHIVGTKESDFLQVYRNKIKIKGNLRLKNLRTLESLMITVGKNSEPFNLNVINKYWMKSVNQVIPVHVEVGGGVSAPHLQTELLNGIKVSKLLLTDSLNAPSDFAFENVTFLGNVYLDDSKSHSPDLKRINEEAVGMNGTFIIKGKKIFKDIVKINNLIADKLNGVEKNNFITKNAPASFTGYKIFENLVINGNLRAENFNFDELNGFNIEKLRNDAIYIDRPQTMQNITFTNISADNLNVETLNGIPINEYATEVDDMLNSNVIDSLIINGKLAIGNLLGLSKINDKHPDVLFKNRLRLDDQGVLHGNVRFLENVTIDNLSATFVNGIDLPQLLKRILFKSGNQSIPAKYTFESIKTKNLLTPKINKMEIDPLVDIKGEEVQQIIAFKGIEFHDSNLNKLSAENIMPCDLAAALKAIKSPPSQTFSTIKTFGNVIFEDKEHPLYNILENAVLLNQKNIIQAPVHFKNVFAQNVDTNQYINGVNLTHIFTDALLKKIGNKQVISGLNVITRLAVYSATVLNNSDITMVNGVDFPDIFDRVIPKGAIDIMPIRGKKTFFAGLQTETIRTAKISNITPEQLVTTDNLKNISAATFESVEMKNLSIESINDQDFHNFMNERVLLVGPPIQELQGLYSFYDVHIGGNVEVPSINNVDLNDIVVDVHNLNIQCKKTFANDLYIHGNVDIELLNEHFISDIYEKAFLRNEKSFINKNVKITKPSVVNGTIITESINGYPLEKVNRILDSEMLQNREKEVNLMVDAIEKTARKGYRLTEKMASDIMYIEKSNVIQVPFVNAYDAQVMRLKDYVLIHIIGEEEGSMCELPKECKCPVQYTIQISPQNSINTFFSKGSQRVYSYDDKVMTAHLITNSVSTDSICRRESTKNERSTLAWSTVVNQQNTTGGMFSEALNFTGFISDVEFFSVDGATYAIIGKYYDPSTNSYDLDCLVYKFNEDRTGVTEIQRIETHGVWNLKIFYTPQGINLIIGMVGDEIPTHNYEKTLFMRFNQEEEQFQLLRVVEAYGCSSAVGILLDTENFIALTHKIHPVLIFKHDPHQDNYVYYQNLWDRTPIGGISLFYSGYYGKSDPYLCVTSKKGVYSIYTYEYIEGWQRKFFNEIEGLRNLIPFELNDELYLFALSSNISSVLTVVKYGS, encoded by the exons ATGaaacattatatttatttattagcg tttatatatttgaaaaatggagTCCAATCAGATATATCACAAAGCATGGAGTTGATCAATACCCTAAACCAGAAAATATACGAATTGAGGATGAAGCAAATGAAAGAAATCATAACTCCAC ATTTCCGATCAAAATTCGGACATTTCTATGAAAACAATTACCATTGGCACTTTGCTTCTGGAGTTTCTCTATTCCATCTCGAATTTATGTTGTTGGACAATGATTTTCATTCCTTACTCGAAATAGACAAATTGAATTTCACAACACCAATCGATAAAATCATTGGAGGTCATGATCGAATAAGTATAGCTAAG CTGGTCGAATATGAGAACCAAGCAGTGATGATGCTTACTGTGAATAGAAAGCAAGTAAGAATTATAAAATTCGTCAAAACAGATGACGATCAATTTGTTTACCGTGAAATACAATACCTAGAACATGTAATGATTTCGGACGCTGACTTGTTCAGAATTCAAAACAAATTATACATGATAGTCGCTAATGATAAGGGCAGTAATTTTGTTCCAGTAAG cttATATGAATGGACTGGAgataatttttatgagataCATGTTCTATACACTAGAGGTATTCCACAAATTCATGTTTTCGAAGAGGATGGCAGAGCAATAATCTTGATGTTacacaaaagaaaaaaattgatt ACTGTCTGCGATGTTTACACATTGGAGGATCAAAGACTGACCAAAATACAAGAACTACAATTGGAGGGACCTAGGCATATTATACCTTACCAAATAAGAGATGAATACTATGTATTAGTTTTAAGTGGTTGGGATAGACATTTATATTTATGGACAG GAAGTCAACtaaaacaaatttcatcagaatCAACTCTACATagcaatgattatcaaaaactcAAATTATCGCACATCAACAATTCAACTATTCTTTTCGCTAGCAAATTT caCAAATTAGACATATTCATAATGTCTACTCAAGGAGCAATACATTTAGCATCGCAAGAGTACCTGCATAGATACTCTGCAATATTGAGTTTGGATCAcgtaaaaatgaacaaaacagaTTACATATTCGTTGTAGGAAATGTGGGTGTTACAGGAGAGATAGAATATTTTGACATTGAATTGATTCAGGCACCAGAGACAg ATCAACCAGTACCACCAATCGATCCTCTAGCCATTTGTTTGAAGTACCTAAGAGACAATCTAGCACCTGAACAGCCCGATCCCTTGGTTAAGCATGGTATACCTGCTCTGCGTACAAGGGGTTCATCGTCACTTATGGCATCTTACCTATCAGGATCTGGTGAGGACATGCAG AATGTATGGTTTGAAGAAAAGATCGAAGATATCAACGATAGATTCAGTTCTATATCACAGATAGCAAAAGAGTTCAAAGTAGACTTGGATGAAATG CAAATAAATGGAGATGTAGTTGTTGAAGGAGAGCTCAGAGGAACTGAACTTTTCGCTGAAAGCATACAGGTGGAGACAGTGAACAACCAGAGGTGGTCACCAAACCAATGGCTATCTTATACCAAAAATCAAACCATCTCCGGTGGAAAGGATGCAAAGGATCTGAGGGTGAAAGAGTTGATAACCCTCACAGATATAGATCTTTTGAAAG ATTTACTGTTGAACAACAGTGACGTCAGAATTGAAGGTATCTTCACTATCGACAATCTAGTGACGAAAAGTTTGTTGGTGGGTCAAATCAACAACATCAAAATGGAGGATATCTTCATGAAAGGAAGAGATACAAAAGTGAACTCCAGCGTTGGTATAGAT CCTAACGCTATGGAAGGAGGCATGGGTCAGAACAGCTCAGAAATTGAAGGATTTGCTCCACACGTTTTTATAGACGATTTACAGGTTGAGTTCATAGATGGGGTAAATTGGAAAGCATTTGTAGATTCAGTTTTTCTTCATGGAGTCACCAAAGAAATTGAAG GGAATATCAAGATGAAAGCATTCCATGCAAAAAAGCTATACGTTTCGACTTTGAATGGAATTGATGTTAACAACTTTATGACCAAGACAACACCTCAAACTGTGAATACTTCTCTTGATATCAAGGAGATCAATATGCATTCGAATTTGATTGTTAATATTCTAAATGGATTGGCCCCATCGGAGGAAATAGCTACTATCCATAGTCCCACATTGAAAG GTCCTGTCTCTTTTGAAACTGTCCATATAATTGGTAATCTCATAGCCAATTACACCAAACCTACTGATAAAGAACAACATATAGTTGGTACAAAAGAATCCGACTTCCTGCAGGTTTATCGTAACAAAATTAAGATAAAGGGCAACCTCAGACTCAAAAATTTACGAACATTAGAATCCCTTATGATAACTGTTGGTAAAAATAGTGAGCCATTCAATCTGAATGTTATAAATAAGTACTGGATGAAGAGCGTCAATCAG GTTATTCCTGTGCATGTAGAAGTCGGAGGTGGTGTCAGTGCTCCTCATTTGCAAACAGAGCTCCTAAACGGAATCAAAGTATCCAAGTTACTATTGACTGATTCCTTGAATGCTCCATCAGACTTTGCTTTCGAAAACGTTACGTTTCTTGGAAATGTCTATCTGGATGATAGCAAATCTCACAGTCCAGATTTGAAACGTATAAATGAAGAAGCTGTGGGAATGAATGGTACTTTCATCATCAAaggaaagaaaatattcaaggatATAGTGAAGATCAACAATTTGATAGCAGACAAACTAAACggcgttgaaaaaaataattttattacgAAGAACGCACCTGCCTCTTTCACAG GATACAAAATTTTCGAGAACCTTGTGATCAACGGAAACTTGAGAGCTGAAAACTTCAATTTCGATGAACTCAATGGTTTCAATAtagaaaaattgagaaatgaCGCTATTTATATCGACAGGCCTCAAACTATGCAAAATATTACTTTCACCAATATTTCTG CTGACAACTTGAACGTGGAAACTTTGAATGGCATCCCCATAAATGAATATGCAACAGAAGTCGATGATATGTTGAACAGCAATGTGATTGACAGCCTAATTATCAATGGAAAACTTGCCATTGGAAATTTGTTGGGTCTgtcaaaaataaatgataaacaTCCTGATGTCCTGTTCAAGAAC AGGCTGAGATTGGATGACCAGGGTGTATTACATGGCAATGTCAGGTTTCTAGAAAATGTAACAATCGATAACCTGTCGGCAACATTCGTAAATGGTATCGATTTACCACAATTGTTGAAAAGGATATTATTCAAGAGCGGAAATCAGAGTATACCAGCAAAATATACCTTCGAAAGTATTAAAACTA AAAACCTACTGACtccaaaaataaacaaaatggaGATCGATCCTTTGGTTGACATAAAAGGTGAAGAAGTTCAGCAAATTATAGCCTTCAAAGGGATAGAATTCCACGACAGCAACCTCAACAAACTCTCTGCTGAAAATATAATGCCCTGTGATTTAGCTGCTGCATTAAAAGCAATTAAAAGCCCgccatctcaaacattttctaCCATAAAAACCTTCGGAAACGTCATATTTGAGGACAAGGAACATCCTCTTTACAATATTTTAGAGAATGCCGTCTTACTCAATCAGAAAAACATCATTCAAGCACCG GTCCACTTTAAGAATGTATTCGCACAAAATGTCGACACAAATCAATATATAAATGGCGTCAATCTTACTCATATATTTACTGacgctttattgaaaaaaattggaaataaacaG GTCATATCTGGTTTGAACGTTATAACACGCCTTGCTGTGTACTCCGCTACTGTTCTTAACAATTCTGACATCACTATGGTGAACGGAGTTGATTTTCCTGATATTTTCGATAGAGTTATACCTAAAGGAGCAATCGATATAATGCCTATAAGAGGAAAGAAGACCTTCTTTGCTGGTTTACAGACTGAGACTATAAGG ACTGCGAAAATATCTAACATTACCCCAGAGCAGTTAGTGACAACtgacaatttgaaaaatatctcaGCGGCAACATTCGAAagtgttgaaatgaaaaatctgtCGATTGAAAGCATCAATGATCAAGATTTCCATAATTTCATGAATGAGAGAGTTTTACTTGTTGGTCCTCCAATACAAGAACTTCAAGGTTTATATTCATTTTACGATGTCCACATTGGAG GAAATGTCGAAGTTCCTTCAATAAACAACGTAGATCTAAATGATATTGTTGTGGATGTCCACAATCTGAATATCCAGTGTAAAAAAACATTCGCAAACGACCTGTATATCCATGGCAATGTGGATATAGAACTGCTGAACGAGCATTTCATATCGGATATATATGAAAAAGCATTTTTACGTAATGAAAAGAgctttataaataaaaatgtg AAAATAACGAAACCCAGCGTTGTTAATGGAACAATCATTACCGAATCCATAAATGGATACCCTCTGGAAAAGGTGAACAGAATTCTAGATTCCGAAATGCTACAAAATCGAGAAAAAGAAGTTAATCTAATGGTGGACGCCATCGAGAAAACTGCTCGTAAGGGCTACAGGTTAACTGAAA agATGGCATCAGATATAATGTACATAGAAAAATCTAATGTGATTCAAGTTCCTTTCGTAAACGCGTATGACGCTCAAGTAATGCGTCTCAAAGATTACGTTCTCATTCACATCATTGGAGAAGAAGAAGGTTCAATGTGTGAATTGCCGAAAGAGTGCAAATGTCCAGTGCAGTACACAATTCAAATATCACCCCAAAATTCTATCAACACCTTTTTCAGCAAAGGATCGCAAAGAGTTTATAGTTATGATGATAAAGTAATGACAGCACATTTGATAACCAATAGCGTCAGTACCGATTCTATCTGCAG gaGAGAATCAACTAAAAACGAACGTTCAACATTAGCCTGGAGTACTGTGGTTAACCAACAAAATACCACAGGGGGCATGTTTTCAGAGGCACTCAATTTCACCGGATTTATCAGTGATGTAGAATTTTTCTCTGTTGATGGAGCTACATATGCCATTATTGGAAAATACTACGATCCATCAACCAACTCATACGATCTAGATTGTCTGGTTTACAAGTTCAATGAGGACAGG ACAGGAGTTACTGAAATCCAACGGATAGAAACCCACGGTGTatggaatttgaaaatattttacacaCCACAAGGTATCAACTTAATCATAGGAATGGTTGGAGATGAAATTCCAACTCATAACTATGAGAAAACACTTTTCATGAGATTCAATCAAGAAGAAGAACAG ttccAGCTACTCAGGGTGGTTGAAGCTTATGGATGTTCATCAGCTGTTGGCATTCTTCTGGATACAGAAAATTTCATAGCGCTTACACATAAAATACATCCGGTGTTAATATTCAAACATGATCCTCATCAAGATAACTATGTTTATTATCAAAATCTCTGGGATCGAACACCAATTGGCGGAATATCATTGTTTTATTCGGGAT attatgGCAAGAGTGATCCCTACTTATGTGTTACATCGAAAAAAGGTGTATACTCCATATACACCTATGAGTATATAGAGGGATGGCAGAGAAAATTTTTCAACGAAATTGAAGGATTAAGGAATTTAATTCCCTTCGAATTAAATGACGAATTATACCTATTTGCCCTCTCCTCAAATATAAGTTCTGTTTTGACTGTCGTTAAATATGGTTCCTGA